One window of Bos indicus isolate NIAB-ARS_2022 breed Sahiwal x Tharparkar chromosome 18, NIAB-ARS_B.indTharparkar_mat_pri_1.0, whole genome shotgun sequence genomic DNA carries:
- the LOC109571690 gene encoding major allergen I polypeptide chain 2-like, with translation MMKGALLVLALMVTRELIFQTTEACPVFYGVFGTLILGSKTLLNTTLDFVAATDEEKAALGKIQDCYDEAGFDDKVLDLLLMIIYPSLTPALRIHRRHSASINLSTDCIKHSVSSVVNSIF, from the exons ATGATGAAGGGAGCACTGCTTGTGCTGGCCTTGATGGTGACCAGAGAGCTGATCTTCCAGACAA CGGAAGCCTGCCCTGTGTTTTATGGAGTGTTTGGCACACTGATCCTTGGAAGCAAAACGTTGTTGAATACAACACTTGATTTTGTTGCTGCTACCGATGAGGAAAAAGCAGCTCTAGGAAAAATCCAGGATTGCTATGATGAGGCGGGATTTGATGACAAGGTTTTGGATCTGCTACTCATGATAATTTACCCCTCCTTAACCCCCGCCCTGAGAATTCACAGGCGGCATAGT GCTTCCATCAACTTGAGTACGGATTGCATCAAACATTCAGTGTCCTCGGTGGTGAATTCCATTTTCTGA